From a single Loxodonta africana isolate mLoxAfr1 chromosome 9, mLoxAfr1.hap2, whole genome shotgun sequence genomic region:
- the LCN9 gene encoding epididymal-specific lipocalin-9 yields the protein MVWGEQQSVVLAAFLRQEGQLWTGTALGQRPETAGSEGDKGSSKGQVPPTLRMALLLLLLGLGLRLATAQQLDIHKIVYWNYDMAKVSGVWYSISMASSNMSRIGKNGDLRVFVYNIESLKNGSLKFSFHFMLQGLCEQLAVVCEKTGRNGEYTINYEGENAVLILETDYKFFITFYLRNLRDRTQTHVLALYGTPP from the exons ATGGTATGGGGGGAGCAGCAGTCTGTAGTCTTGGCTGCATTCCTGCGGCAGGAGGGCCAACTGTGGACAGGGACTGCTTTGGGACAGAGGCCAGAAACCGCAGGTTCAGAAGGGGATAAAGGCAGTTCCAAGGGCCAGGTGCCACCCACCCTGAGGATGGCCCTGCTGCTGCTCCTGTTGGGCCTGGGGCTGAGGCTGGCCACTGCCCAACAGCTGGACATACACAAGATCGTGTACTGGAACTACGACATGGCCAAG GTCTCGGGGGTCTGGTACTCCATCTCCATGGCATCGAGCAACATGAGTCGGATCGGAAAAAACGGGGACCTGCGGGTCTTTGTGTACAATATTGAAAGCTTAAAAAATGGAAGTCTGAAGTTCAGTTTCCACTTCAT GCTGCAGGGGCTGTGTGAGCAGTTGGCCGTGGTTTGTGAGAAGACGGGGAGGAACGGCGAGTACACCATCAACT ATGAGGGAGAGAACGCAGTGCTCATCCTGGAGACAGACTACAAGTTCTTCATCACCTTCTACCTGCGCAACCTCAGGGACCGCACCCAGACCCATGTGCTGGCACTCTATGGTAC